From a single Ailuropoda melanoleuca isolate Jingjing chromosome 12, ASM200744v2, whole genome shotgun sequence genomic region:
- the ZSCAN18 gene encoding zinc finger and SCAN domain-containing protein 18: protein MLPLEKAFATPRSSPTPPELPMLGSAAEEQQEDPKTVLGKDLEFSRQHFRNFIYQEADGPHQALAQLYELCRQWLQPEVHSKEQMLELLVLEQFLSVLPDKVRPWVVAQHPESCKKAASLVKDLTKALEEPGGPMRASEDLEPSKTQAPPDTSCPTPDPVLLERGCIGDEKTEEAKPAKVEPKKLTFPEVPLYLGEWGHLDPAEENLKTFRKLLLWGFQLAQPDDACRLETEELRLVETEPPEGSFSGGRRWQEGKENMCETLMERITREILVCPLTGAAPEEEERLQKALDPQEGEPSPVTIAHRRSVIREPAQDRGTAGDNLTVPRTSATPHQGLGRKRPRPKDVGGQGPEYVCSVSNQPLCHVREPGAAGDSAGSLARQDQDSSAAGCPAADEAGLSRGKPYACSECGETFAWISHFIDHLRSHSGRKLYACQGCWKTFHFSLALAEHQKTHEKEKIYALGRALGPHPAACGAHAGGRLSGRTGCVAGDVFPVHSEAQR from the exons ATGTTGCCTTTGGAGAAGGCATTTGCCACCCCCAGGAGCTCCCCAACTCCCCCAGAACTGCCTATGCTAGGATCAGCAGctgaggagcagcaggaggacCCCAAGACTGTCCTTGGGAAGGACCTTGAGTTCTCCCGCCAGCATTTCCGGAATTTCATCTACCAGGAAGCAGATGGGCCCCACCAGGCCCTGGCCCAGCTATATGAGCTGTGCCGCCAGTGGTTGCAGCCTGAGGTGCACTCCAAGGAGCAGATGCTGGAGCTGCTGGTGCTGGAGCAGTTCCTGAGTGTCCTGCCTGACAAAGTACGGCCCTGGGTGGTGGCACAGCATCCTGAGAGCTGCAAGAAGGCAGCCTCCCTGGTGAAGGACCTTACCAAGGCCCTAGAAGAGCCAG GTGGACCCATGAGGGCCAGTGAAGACCTGGAACCCAGCaagacccaggcaccccccgacACCT cctgTCCAACTCCAGACCCTGTGCTTCTGGAACGGGGGTGCATTGGCGATGAGAAGACTGAAGAGGCCAAGCCCGCAAAGGTTGAGCCAAAG AAGTTGACGTTTCCGGAGGTGCCTCTGTACCTCGGGGAGTGGGGCCACCTGGACCCGGCAGAGGAAAACCTGAAGACCTTCCGGAAGCTGCTTCTGTGGG GGTTTCAGCTTGCCCAGCCTGATGATGCCTGCAGGCTGGAGACAGAGGAACTTCGGTTGGTTGAAACAGAACCACCAGAAGGCAGCTTCTCAG GTGGCAGGAGGTGGCAGGAAGGTAAAGAGAACATGTGTGAGACGCTGATGGAGAGGATCACAAGGGAAATTCTCGTTTGCCCCCTAACGGGTGCTGCCCCAGAGGAGGAAGAGCGGCTGCAGAAAGCTCTGGATCCTCAGGAGGGGGAACCAAGCCCTGTCACCATAGCTCACAGGCGGTCAGTCATCCGGGAGCCAGCCCAGGACAGGGGCACAGCTGGGGATAACCTTACTGTGCCTAGAACGTCAGCCACCCCACACCAAGGCCTTGGAAGAAAGAGGCCCCGCCCAAAGGATGTGGGTGGGCAGGGCCCTGAGTATGTCTGCAGTGTGAGCAACCAGCCGCTGTGCCATGTAAGGGAGCCTGGTGCAGCTGGCGACAGTGCAGGGTCCCTAGCCAGGCAGGACCAGGATAGCTCTGCTGCAGGCTGCCCTGCTGCCGATGAGGCTGGGTTGTCCCGAGGGAAGCCCTACGCGTGCAGTGAGTGTGGGGAAACCTTTGCGTGGATCTCACATTTCATTGATCATCTCAGAAGCCACAGTGGCAGGAAGCTGTATGCATGCCAGGGCTGCTGGAAGACCTTCCACTTCAGCCTAGCCCTTGCTGAGCACCAGAAGAcccatgagaaagagaaaatctacGCACTGGGGAGGGCCCTGGGACCCCACCCTGCTGCGTGTGGAGCCCATGCCGGTGGGAGGCTCAGTGGGCGCACAGGCTGTGTGGCAGGTGATGTTTTCCCTGTGCACTCGGAGGCACAGAGATGA